The following is a genomic window from Geoalkalibacter halelectricus.
CCGCCGGTGGGGTCGGGGATGGACGCCACCACCGCCAGCGGCTTTCAGGCGCGCTATTATGCCATCGAAGTCCATGGGCAGTTTCCCCAGGGAGCGCCCAATGCCGCCCATAGTGAATTGGAAATGCAGGCTTCACGGATTGTGGCTCGTTAGAGGGAGGAGAGAATGGCACCTTTTCGCAATGCAGTCATCGCTGGGGTTTTTATTCTCTGCTGCGTCCTTGCCGGGTTTGTCGCGCCAGGCCATGCGGAGGATTTCGTTTGGCCCGAGGCAGCCGATTACCGCTCCGGCCAGACTTATGCCGGGCGCTATAATCCGCAGGATTTGTTCTGGAGCTATGCCCCGCAGGGACCCTATAGATCTTCATTGGCCCCGGATCATCTCGCGGCGGTTCGCTGCGTCGCGGCGCGCGACTCCTTGCAGGCACGCGGCTATTGGGCGGGGCGGCTGCTGGAGGATGGCGGTTGTGGTCCCGCCGGCGATCCGCGGATTCTGGCTGTGGGAAATTTCCTGAACTATCTTGAAGGAGGCGAGGCCCATGAGTGAACAGGGTTCGGCGATTTTTCTCAGAGATAGCAAAGGGCTTAAGAGATTTTTCCGCCTAATCGGGTTGATGGTGACATTGCTCCTGCTTTTGACTTTTCAATCGGCCTGGGCGGGACCCGATGATTATCTGTGTGATACGGCCATTTTCGGAGCCGGAGGACAGGGTTTTGCTCCCAATGTGCTGATCATCGTCGATACCTCGGGCAGCATGCGCGACAAGATGCCCGTCCAGCCCTACAACGCCAACATCACCTATCCTCAGTCCAATACTTGCGGGGCCAGCGGCAATCAGCCCTGCGTGCCCGATGAAATCTACGAGTGCGACTCGCCGGATTTGAATTGCAAGCTGAAAAAGGCCCATGCAACCTATCCCCTGACCGATTCCTGCGGACCCGGCAATGATGAATTGTGGAATTTCGGCATATGGCCGACCAACGAATATGAAATCAATAACAACCGCAACGATTGCACCTTCACCGGCGGCGACGGCAGGCGGCGCAGAAGTGGGAGCTGGAATTACTACGTCACCGGCAACTGGGCCAATTACCGGGCACAGGTGGTGGACGAAACCAAAATTCAGATCGCCAAGCGGGTGGTCAAGGATGTGGTCGCGGCCAATCCTGGTGTGCGCTTCGGGCTGATGCGCTTTAACTTTGAAAACGGCGGTCGCTTCGCCACCAGCGGCACCTACACGGCCTATGTCGACGACCTCAACGAAATCTGGCAGGGCGGCACCACCAAGCGCACCAAATTTTATGAAGCCGTCGATAATCTCACCGCCGAAGGCTGGACACCCCTGGCCGAGACCCTGTTTGAGGCGCGCGCTTATTTTCGCGGTCTGCCCAGTGTCTTCAACAGCGGCACCTACACTTCGCCAATGCAGGCGCACTGCCAGAACAACTACATCATCCTGGTCTCCGACGGCATGTCGACGCGCGACGATGACCCGGTGCTGCGCACCATTTGCGACAACGGCGACTGCACCGGCAGCGGTCCGACCAAACAATACAATTGGCGCGGCACCGATCATCTCATCGATGTTGCCTGGGAACTCTACAACACCGATATGTTCCCGCACTGGCCGGGCAAGCAGAACGTCACCACCTACATGGTGGGCTTCGGCCTCGAAGGGGCGGTGGCCGAGGCCGTCGAACTGTTGGACGCGGCCATGCATGAAGGCACCGGCGGTCGCCACAGTCTGGCCTTTCTCGCCAACGATCCCGACGGCTTCAGCGCGGCGCTGACCGCCATCATCGATGAAATTCGCGAGGTGCATACCTCCTTTGCCACGCCCGTCGCACCGGCCAGCCCGCAAAACCGCTATGCCAGCGGCGAACATATCTACCTGAGCCTGTTTCAGCCCATCGGCAACGGGCGCTGGCGCGGCAACCTGAAAAAATTCGGCCTGGCCGCCGATGGCCGGATTCTCGACAGCCTCGGCCTGGAGGCGACGCGGCCCGACGGTCGCTTCAAGGACAGCGCGACCTCGTATTGGAGCGTTTTCTCCGATGGCGCCGAGGTTGACAAGGGCGGCGCCGGGGCCCTGTTGGCAAACCGTAATCTCATCAATAATCCGCGCAACATCTACACCAACCTCGGTCCGGCGCAACTTACACACGGCGATAACCGCTTCGCTCTTGGCAATGCGGCCTTGACGCGGCAGATGCTCGGCGTGGGCTCGGATAGCGAACGCGATCTCTTAATGCGCTTCGTTCAAGGCTTCGACGCCTACGATGACAACGCCAACGGCAATACCGGCGAAAACCGCGACTGGATCCTCGGCGACATTCTGCATTCAAGTCCCGCGGTGGTGCATTACTCGGCCAATCAGAGCGTTATTTTCGTCGGCGCCAACGACGGCCAACTGCGCGCCTTCAATGATGGCGACGGCCAGGAACTCTGGTCGTTCATCCCCGATATTTTGTTGCCCGATTTAAAGTATTTGCGCGACGGACACCACACCTACTTCGTCGATATGACGCCGACGGTCTTTGTGCTGGACAAAAATCAGAACGGGGTCATTGAGGCGGATGCCGGGGATCGGGTCATTCTCCTTTTCGGCCTGCGACGTGGCGGCGGCAAGGATCGCCTGCTGAGCCCGCAGGTGCGCGGGGGGTATTACGCCCTGGATGTGAGCAATCCCGCCCAGCCTGAGTTCCTGTGGAAGATCACCAGCGCCACCCCGGGCTTTGACGAGTTGGGCGAAAGCTGGAGCAACCCGACCCTGGCGCGCATGCGGGTCGAAGTGGACGGCGTGGTGAAAGACATACTGGTGGCGGTTTTCGGCGCCGGGTATGACAACAACGAAGACCGGCGCTTTGGCAATACCCAGAGTTTTCCACCTGCGAACGACGCCACCGATACCACCTTGCCCACCCTGGATGCCGGCCAGGTGACCAGTCCCGGCGGCGGGGCCCAGCACAATCCGCGCGGGCGCGGTATCTATGCGGTGAAGGTCGGTGAGTTCAGCGGTGCGACTTTTGAGCGGACCACCAGCCCCAGAAAAATTTGGGGGTATACCGTCGCCGACAACGCAGCGATGACTTTTTCCATTCCCTCCGAGGTCGCCGCCCTGGATCTGTCCCACAACGGTTATGTCGACCGCTTTTACGTGGGGGATACCGGCGGTCGGGTGTGGCGTATCGACGCGCGCGCCGCCCTTCCCGCCGATTGGGGGGTGGAACTCATTTTCGATGCCAATGGCGGGCAGTTGGTGGAAAAAGGGCGCAAGTTCTTTCAGCGCCCCTCGGTGACCGTGGAGCGTAACCGTCAGCCCATGATTTTTATCGGCAGCGGCGACCGCTCTCATCCCCTCAATGAGGCCGTGGTCGATCGGCTTTACGCCATCAAGGACCCCCTCGACCGACCCGCGTCCAAACCGGCTTGGGATGCTACACCCTTGACCGAGGCGGCCCTGGTCGATGTCACCGACAACGTTCTTCAGGCCGACTCCCTGAGCGATGAAGCGCGCACTCGCCTCGGGGTCACGAGCCTGGAAGAAGCCATCGCGAAAACCCTCGAGCAGTTGCGCGAACAAGACGGCTGGTACATCCGCCTCGATCTGCGTGACGGTGAAAAGATTCTGGCCTCGCCCCTGGTGTTCAACAAGGTGGCCTACTTCACCACTTATACGCCGGGAATCCTGATCAGCGATGACCCCTGCCAGACCGGCAACCTCGGTGTCGCGCGCCTGTATGCCGTCGATTATCTCAGTGGCGAGGCAGTGCGCAATTACGACCTGACCAATGACGGTCAGGACACCGCCGAGAACCTGCGCGCCCAGACCCGCGACGGCAAGGTGTTACGCCGCTCCGACCGCGAGCGCACCCTTGGTTCCGGCATTCCCTCCGGAATCGTCGTCATGGTTCCCGAAGTGGGCGAACCGCGCCTTCTCATCGGCTGCGACGGAGGGATCTGCGTGGACGACGCCGGTGCCGGGGGCAGGGTGCAACCCCTTTATTGGTTGCAGAGGTAAGCAATGCGATATTTTTTTCATGGGATGTTATTGCTGATTTTCTCATTGGGCATGAGCGGCTGTCGCGGCAGCGAACCGCAGAGCGCCGCGCCGGGCGCCGCAGAGAGCGCGCGGACGGTTTCCGCATCCGCGGAGACCGCGGCGGAGGATTCCTCCGCTGATACAACGCAGCCAAGCGTCAGTCTGCATCCGGATCCGCCCATTGGTGCGGCCGAGGTGCGGGCGCGGCTGCGCAACCTGCCCGGTGAGTACGACCTGGTCTGGGAGCGCAATGGTCGGCTCATCGAGGGCGCTCAGGGAGAAGTGCTGCCCAAGGGGCAGGTGGCGCGGGGCGATATGTTGACGGTTCGCGTCCGTTATGAAGGTGGAGAGGTCAGCGCCAGTGCGCGGGTGGGCAACAGCCCGCCGGAAATCTCCGTCATCAACTTCGCCGAGCCGCGTATCCATCGGGGCGTGGATATAATTCTGGAACCGGTTGCCCATGACGCCGACGGCGATCCCATCAGCTTTCGTTATCAATGGTGGATCAACGGCGAGGAGGTGCCGGGGCGTACCGATGCGCGTCTGCCGGGCGATCTTTTCCACAAGGGTGACCGCGTCGCGGTCAAGGTCATTCCCATGGACGCCCACGGCGACGGCATTCCCGTCACCGGACGCGAGTTCACCATTCCCCCCGGCTCGCCCCAATTCGTTTCCCAGCCGCCGGCAAACTTTGAGGGCCGCGTTTATCGCTATCAGGCACGCGCGCAAGACCCCGACGGCGAGCCGGTGCGCTATTCCCTGGCCGAGGCGCCCGAGGGCATGCGCATCGATGCCGACAGCGGCCAAATCACCTGGAACGTCGAAAATGCGCCCCCCGGTGAACACCGCATCCGCATTCGTGCCCTTGACAGCGAGGGTCTGGAGGCCTTTCAGGAATTCACCCTCAGCCTCGCATCCCCGGAGCAAGAAGGTTGATGCTTTCCTCGTCCCGTGGATTCGCCCTGATTGAAGCCCTGGTGGTGCTCGGCCTGATCGGCATTTTGCTCACCATCGGCTATCCCTATTATCAGGTTTTCATGCAGAATGCCTCCTATCGCTCCGCGGCGCGCGAAGTTGCTTCCGTCATGCGCCAGGCGCGCGCCGAGGCGGCTACCAGAAATCGCGAGCATCGGGTGGAGATTGATCTGAAGGGCAGCGATCAACGCTATCGTTATCGGCTGAGTCGGGGCGATCGGTCACGCAACAGTTCTGCTTGGATGCCCTCTGAAGACGAGGCCAAGGGGTGGAACTTTCTTTCTCCGCTGATCGCGATTGATGTTGTTAACGCGGATCAGTGTAGGAAAGAAAATGGTATTTTGTATTTGAATTTCTTCCCTGACGGCACAGCATCCTGCACGGCCGAGATTCATATTGAAAACCGCGCCGGCGAGCGCCGCTTTCTCGTGCAACTGACCTCCCGCGCCACCGGACATGTGACGGTGGGTCGCTGAAGTCGGATCTTACGGGGGGGGGAGAAAAGCGTTAGGGGTTCGATTGACCGGTGGAATCCAGGATTTGTTCAATGGCGGATTTTAGTTCCGGAAGCCGGTGGTGGACTGTCTGCCAGACAAGGTGGGCGTTGACGCCGAAATAAAAATGGATGAGCCTGTCGTGCATCCCGGCGATTTGCTTCCACGGGATCTCGGGGTGTGTCTGCCGGACGTCTTCTCCAAGCTGCTTGACGGCCTCGCCGATGATTTCCAACTTGCGGATGACGGCGCTCAGGGTTTTGTCATCCGCCTCGAAGGCATTGAAATCATAATCGGTGACGAAAGATTCGATGCTGACGATTGCCGCCAAAATATCCTTCAGGTACAAAGACTGATCCCTCATGGGTAAAGAACCTCCCGGAAAACCCTGTCTCGGATTTCCTTGCGCAAGGATGCCTTAGGCACCACATCGACCTTGCGGTGCAGCCTTTCCTCCAAATATTGACCGAGTCCGATCAGATCCAGCAAATCCGCCGATTCATCCAACTCAACAAGCAGGTCGATGTCGCTGGATGCTTTCTCCTCGCCTCGCGCCACCGAACCGAAAAGGCCGATTTGATTGACCTTGTAGTCGCGATGCAAAGTCGGTTTCAGGTCGCGAAGCTGACTGAGAATTTCCTGGGTGCCGGCCATGAGGAGTTCCTTGAATTCGAGGGTGTTAGCTAGG
Proteins encoded in this region:
- a CDS encoding pilus assembly protein — its product is MSEQGSAIFLRDSKGLKRFFRLIGLMVTLLLLLTFQSAWAGPDDYLCDTAIFGAGGQGFAPNVLIIVDTSGSMRDKMPVQPYNANITYPQSNTCGASGNQPCVPDEIYECDSPDLNCKLKKAHATYPLTDSCGPGNDELWNFGIWPTNEYEINNNRNDCTFTGGDGRRRRSGSWNYYVTGNWANYRAQVVDETKIQIAKRVVKDVVAANPGVRFGLMRFNFENGGRFATSGTYTAYVDDLNEIWQGGTTKRTKFYEAVDNLTAEGWTPLAETLFEARAYFRGLPSVFNSGTYTSPMQAHCQNNYIILVSDGMSTRDDDPVLRTICDNGDCTGSGPTKQYNWRGTDHLIDVAWELYNTDMFPHWPGKQNVTTYMVGFGLEGAVAEAVELLDAAMHEGTGGRHSLAFLANDPDGFSAALTAIIDEIREVHTSFATPVAPASPQNRYASGEHIYLSLFQPIGNGRWRGNLKKFGLAADGRILDSLGLEATRPDGRFKDSATSYWSVFSDGAEVDKGGAGALLANRNLINNPRNIYTNLGPAQLTHGDNRFALGNAALTRQMLGVGSDSERDLLMRFVQGFDAYDDNANGNTGENRDWILGDILHSSPAVVHYSANQSVIFVGANDGQLRAFNDGDGQELWSFIPDILLPDLKYLRDGHHTYFVDMTPTVFVLDKNQNGVIEADAGDRVILLFGLRRGGGKDRLLSPQVRGGYYALDVSNPAQPEFLWKITSATPGFDELGESWSNPTLARMRVEVDGVVKDILVAVFGAGYDNNEDRRFGNTQSFPPANDATDTTLPTLDAGQVTSPGGGAQHNPRGRGIYAVKVGEFSGATFERTTSPRKIWGYTVADNAAMTFSIPSEVAALDLSHNGYVDRFYVGDTGGRVWRIDARAALPADWGVELIFDANGGQLVEKGRKFFQRPSVTVERNRQPMIFIGSGDRSHPLNEAVVDRLYAIKDPLDRPASKPAWDATPLTEAALVDVTDNVLQADSLSDEARTRLGVTSLEEAIAKTLEQLREQDGWYIRLDLRDGEKILASPLVFNKVAYFTTYTPGILISDDPCQTGNLGVARLYAVDYLSGEAVRNYDLTNDGQDTAENLRAQTRDGKVLRRSDRERTLGSGIPSGIVVMVPEVGEPRLLIGCDGGICVDDAGAGGRVQPLYWLQR
- a CDS encoding Ig domain-containing protein, translating into MRYFFHGMLLLIFSLGMSGCRGSEPQSAAPGAAESARTVSASAETAAEDSSADTTQPSVSLHPDPPIGAAEVRARLRNLPGEYDLVWERNGRLIEGAQGEVLPKGQVARGDMLTVRVRYEGGEVSASARVGNSPPEISVINFAEPRIHRGVDIILEPVAHDADGDPISFRYQWWINGEEVPGRTDARLPGDLFHKGDRVAVKVIPMDAHGDGIPVTGREFTIPPGSPQFVSQPPANFEGRVYRYQARAQDPDGEPVRYSLAEAPEGMRIDADSGQITWNVENAPPGEHRIRIRALDSEGLEAFQEFTLSLASPEQEG
- a CDS encoding GspH/FimT family pseudopilin gives rise to the protein MLSSSRGFALIEALVVLGLIGILLTIGYPYYQVFMQNASYRSAAREVASVMRQARAEAATRNREHRVEIDLKGSDQRYRYRLSRGDRSRNSSAWMPSEDEAKGWNFLSPLIAIDVVNADQCRKENGILYLNFFPDGTASCTAEIHIENRAGERRFLVQLTSRATGHVTVGR
- a CDS encoding HepT-like ribonuclease domain-containing protein, with protein sequence MYLKDILAAIVSIESFVTDYDFNAFEADDKTLSAVIRKLEIIGEAVKQLGEDVRQTHPEIPWKQIAGMHDRLIHFYFGVNAHLVWQTVHHRLPELKSAIEQILDSTGQSNP
- a CDS encoding nucleotidyltransferase family protein, coding for MAGTQEILSQLRDLKPTLHRDYKVNQIGLFGSVARGEEKASSDIDLLVELDESADLLDLIGLGQYLEERLHRKVDVVPKASLRKEIRDRVFREVLYP